In Labrys monachus, the genomic stretch TGGCGATCTTCACCCCGGCGGGACAATTGCCGGGGGAGGGACTCGCCGTCCGCGCCATCGCGGGAGGGTGACATGGCCGAGGCCGATCCGAAAGACGATGCCGGCCTGCTGTCCGACCGCATCCGCAACGCGCTGATCGACGCCATCTCCTCGGGCGAGCTCGCGCCCGGCGCGACGCTGGACGAACAGCAGGTCGCCGCCCAGCACGGGGTGTCGCGCACGCCGGTCAGGGAGGCGCTGCGCCAGCTCGCCGCCAGCGGCATGGTCGAGGTCCGCCCGCGCCGCGGGGTCATCGTCCGCCGGGTCACCGCGGACGAAATCATGGGCCTGTTCGAGACGATGGCCGAGATGGAGGCCGTCTGCGTGCGCCTGGCGACCTATCGCATCACGCCGGCCGAGCGCAGCCGGCTGCTGCGCATCCACGAGGCGAGCGAAGCCGTGGTGGCGAAAGGCGATGTCGACGCCTATGACGCGCTCAACCGCGCGTTCCACGAGGCGATCTACCGCGCCGCGCACAACGACTTCCTCGCCGAGCAGATGGCGGCCGTGCGGACGCGGCTGAATGCCTTCCGCCGGATGCAGCTGCGCCTGGAGCGCCGTCTGGCGCGGTCGCGTGAAGAACATGACGCGGTGATGCGGGCCATCGCCGAAGGCGACGGCGACAAGGCCGGGCGGCGGATGCGCGCCCACATGCTCAATGCCGCCAGCGCGCTGGACAGCTACATCGCGCAGCAGAACGCCTCGCCCGCAGCGCCGGAGGCCTGATCGCGCCGGACAACGAAAACGCCCCGCGCCGATCCGATCGACGCGGGGCGATGCCGTTGCAATGGGTCTCGCGAACTTCTTGCGGTGGCGCGCTCAATGTCTTGGAGGATATTGAACGGTTCAAGTTTTGTCGTCCGACTAAGGCGGAATAGTGACGAATCAGTATGAGAGTTCAGCGTATTTATGCATTTCTATTGAATATAAATATTTATACATTTCGGAACAATAAGATTTTATGTCCGACTCGGGGAGGTCGAGCGGAGTCCTGCGGGTCAATAGGCTTCTGTTGCCTCTCCCGCGCTGTTCCTAATTTTTATGCTGAGGCTCGAGAAGCGCGCGGAATCCGACGCAGACTTCCATAGATCAGAGACATTACTTGACCGCGCCGTGCGTCCCGGTCTCGCAAAGCGTCTCGCGGGCGATGGGCCACGCTTCCTTGCCGCGGCCGGCCGACCCCGCCGCGTCTGCGCTTCAGGCCGTTCGCTGCGGCAGCCCGAGAGCGGACTTCCTGCTCCGAGGGTGCGCTGGGCGCACCATAGGAAAGGCCCGGCCGGAGCCGGGCCTTCTGTCGCTGGATCGAAACCGATCAGAACGAGCGGATGATGCGGACGCCGCCGACGATGGCGTCCGTCGTGGCCTTCGTCAGCACCGCGTCGCTCTCGCCGGCAACGATGTTCTCGCTGCCCTGGTCGGACTTGGTGTTGGCGTAATAGACTTCGGCGCCGATCGTCAGGTTCTTGACGATCTGGTAGCTCAGCTGGGCGCCGACCTGGTAGACCGTGAAGTCGTTGTAGGTCGCCGGCGCATCGTAATGGCCGTAGCTGCCGAAGATCATCGCCTTCAACTGCGGGGTGATGTTGAAGCCGGCTTCGCCGGTCACCGCCCAGCTCTTCGCCGTCTTCAGGCTGCCGTCGACCACATAGGCGTCATAGGCGTTCGGCGCGCCGGCCGGCGAATACTGGTTGTCCGAAACGCCGGTGAAGGCGTTGGCGCCGTCGGCATAGTCGCCTTCGACGGCGATGTAGCCGCCGGTCAGGGCCGGGATGTTGACCGAGACGCCGGCACCGACCGCAAAGCCCCACTTGCTGGAGGTGCCGCTGCTGTCGCTCACGCCGAGAACGTCGGTCTGATGGAGAGCGCCCATGATCTGGGCCTTGCCCCATGCGCCGTCATACAGCACGTTGCCGATGATGTTCGGCATCTTGGTGCCAGCATTCGTCAGCGTGCTGCTCGAACTCTCCACGCCGTTGCGATAGGCTGCCGGATCTTCGATCGACAGCGTCGCGCTGAAGCCGCCGCCGAACTGGGCGGTATAGGCCAGCAATTCCTTGGTGCCGGTGCCGCCCGAACCGAAGTAAGGCGCGAAGAAAGTATCGCCATAGTAGTTGTCGTAGAAGGCGTAGAAGGATTCGGCGTAACCGGCCGTCAGGCCGCCGAACTGGATATAGGCCTTGTCGACATACACGCTGGAGCCGGACACGTTGCCGGCCTGCCAGGACTGGCCGTTGGAGTTACCCGTCGCGGCGTCGATCAGCAAATAGGTGCGCAGCAGGCCGTAATCGGTGTCGGTACGGACGTCGAAGCCGATCTGGGCGCGACCCTGGAAGGAGCTCTGGCCGAGCGACCGCTTGCTGCCGGTGGTGGTCCGGCTCGACAGGCTGTTGAACGTGTAGTCGGCGCGGATGTTGCCGCTGATCTTCAGGCAGGTGTCGGTGCCGGGGATATAGAAGAAGCCGGGCCCGAACTCCGAGCAGACCTTCACATATTCGACAGGCTCTGCCTTCGTCATGGGTAGATCGGCAGCCTGGGCGCCGCCGATAACGGCGAGGCCGGCGGCGGCGGCGAGGAGAAGTGATTTCGTCGTCATGAGATGACCTCCAAAACAGTTACATCGATTCTCCGGCCCCCACCCGTGGCTCCTTCGCAGAGACAGGATCCATCGATGAATCGATGTCGGGACATTGCTGAACACCGCCGGCGCTTACAATAGTCGCAGTGGCGATCAACTATAGATCGCAGCATTTTCGGGGCGCCGTGTAGCAAAAAGGTCACAGATGCGGCATAATTATTCAAATAATACGTCGCTATTTTTATAACATAAAAATTTTTATACAAAATATACAAAAATATACGCATTTCATGACAAGATTTGGCCACGATTTATTTTGAAGGCGATCAGCCTCGCGGTTCTCCGCGCCCCGTCGGGCGGCGGGGAATTCGGGCTGGAGGCATCCGGAGGGCATCGGAGGGCGCAGCGGGAGCTGAGACGAGAGGAGGCGCAATTCCGTCATACCCTGGCTCGTCCCCGCCTATCCCGACTTCATCGAGAACGACGGCAGGCGGCCCGCTGGATTGCCGGGGCAGGCCCCGGCAATGACAAATCCTGAACCGTCACGGGCCAAGGCTGACGGGGCGGGAAAGGCGCGGCAACCAAACGGGCGCGGAGCGGGATCGCCATTCGTGGTGACGGGCCCTCCCTCCTGCCCTGGAGGGGCCGGGAGAGGCAGCGGCGTTTCGCCCGTTTTGGATGGTGCAAATTATTCCGGGCTTCCGTTACAGTATGCCGAGGGGATCACGGAGCCAGCGACATGCCGGGTAGGTTCGACAAGCTGCATGGGCGCCTGACCGGCCGCGGCAGCTTCACCGTCGTCCTCGGCCACGGCTTCGGCACGGACCAGACCGCCTGGTCCGGCGTGCGCGACTGGCTCGACGATCATTGCCGGGTCGTCTCCTTCGACTTCGCGGGCGCCGGCCCGGACGGCGAGGCGAATTACGATCCGAGGCGGCACACCTCCATTTTCGGCCATGCCGACGACCTCCTCGATATCCTCGGCGAATTGAAGCTCGGCACCTGCATCTATATCGGCCACTCCGTCGGCTGCATGATCGGAGCGGCGGCGGCGGCCGGCCGGGCCGCGCTGTTCGAGCGCCTCCTCTTCGTCGGCGGCTCGCCCCGCTATCTCAATGACGGCGACTATCACGGCGGCTTCGAGCAGCCGGATCTCGACGGCCTCTATGACGGCATGGCGGCGAATTTCCAGGCCTGGGCGGCGGGCTTCGTGCCCCTCGTCGTCGGCGTGCCGGACCGCGCCGCCATCAGCGAATTCTCGCGGACCCTGTTCCTGATGCGGCCCGACATCGCCCTCGCCACGGCGCGGATGATCTTCCAGTCGGACATGCGGAGCGTGGTCCGCGGACTGCGGAACAGGGCGCATATCATCCAGGCACGCCGGGACATTGCCGTTCCGCCGGCGGTCGCCGGCTGGCTGCACGCCCATATCGACGGCTCCACGCTCGATATCGTCGACGCCGAGGGACATCTTCCCCACATGACGGCGCCGGACAGGCTCATTCCCCTGTTCGAGCGCTATCTGATGCCGGTCGGCGTCGGTTGACGACGGCCTCGCGCAGGAGAGCGCCCTGATTTACGAGAGCAAGCATCATGGCCTGACGGCGCTCGCGTCGCTCGCCCGCAGCCTGACCGGCGCAGACGCCGCCCTCGCCTTCGAGGCGGGCGAGGACGGGCTGGCGCTTCCCCTGGCCGTCGATCCGGCCGCGGCCGTGAAGCCGTTCTCGCTGGCCGCCACCGGCCTCGAAGCCGCGAACTGGACGAGGGGACCGGCTGCCGCCGCGCCATTCCACATCCCGGCGGAGCTGGCGGCCTCGCTGGTCCGGCCTGCCGGCAAACTCCGCCTGGTGCCGGTTCCGGCCCTGGGCGCGCCGCGCAGCGGCATCCTCCTGCTCTGGTGCGAGGGCGGCGTTCCGCCGGCGCCCGCCGGCCGGCGGCCGGACGACGTCGCGAGCCTCGCCGCCCTCTTCGGCCAGATCCTGTACGACCGGGACGTCATCCGGCGCCAGCGCGTTGCCGGCGAGCGTTTCCACGACCTGTTCGAAAGCGTCGCCACCGGCATCATCGTGCTCGAAGGCGTGCGGCAGATCGGCCTCGTCAACAAGCCCGCCGCCGATCTGCTCGGCATCGCGGAAGGCGAGGTCTCCGCGGCGGAAATCGCGGTGCCGATGAGGAATCTGCGCCAGCGCTGCCTCAACGCGGCCTCGCTCCTGGAGATCTACAGTCCCCTGCAGCAGGATCCGAACTACGCCGTGAGGGCGACATGGGATCTCGGCGGCCAGCAATATGACGTCGACACCCATCCGATCCTCGGCAGCGGCCGCAACGGCAGGATCTGGCTGCTGCACGACGTCACCGCGCAACATCTGGTCGAGCAGGAACTCCGGCGCCTCGCCGTCACCGATCCGCTGACCGGGCTCAACAACCGCCGGCATTTCTTCACCGCCGGTCGTGCGGTCCTGGAGGATGCGGCCGCCGCGTCGCGGCCGGCCCATGTGCTGATGCTCGATATCGACCATTTCAAATCGATCAACGACAGCTACGGGCATCAGGTCGGAGACGAGGTGATCCGCAGGGTCGCCCTCGCGATCCGCAAGGCCGTCGGCAATCGCGACCTCAGCGCCCGCCTCGGCGGCGAGGAATTCGCGATCCTGTTCCGCGACCTCGGCTTCGAGGCGGCGCTCGAGGCGGCGGAGCGCCTGCGGGCCGAGGTCGCGGCCTCTCCCGTCCGCTCCGGCGTCGGAGAGGTGGGGGTGCGGATCAGCATCGGGCTGGCCGAGCAGGCGCCGGGCGAGACGAGCCTCGACCAGCTTCTCGCCCGCGCCGACAAGGCGCTCTATGCGGCGAAGGGGGCCGGCCGCGACCAGGTGGTCTCACACAGGAGCACCTGAGCGGCGAAGCGCAGGGGAGGGGGCGCAGCGGCGGCAGGTCGGGCATCTCGGGCGCGTCGTCCGCAGGGCCGGTCCGCCATCGGCCGCGTCCCTGCTCCTCACCGGGCTTCCGAGGCATGGGCCGGCGGAAAGTCGACGCGGACGGCGTCGGCGGCGCCGGAATCGCTGGTGCGATAGCGTATGGTGAGGCCCGCCACCGCACCGGCCGGCGTCATCTCGACGTCGACGGCCTCGATATCGATCAGAGGCTCATAGGTGAGGATCGCCTCTTCGGCTGCGCGGGCGATATCGGTCCTGTCCAGGCCGGTGAAAGGGCGTCCGTCGCCATCCAGAACGCGGCTGGCGAAATAGGTCAATTCGGGGCCGGAGCCCCGCATCGTACGTAGAATGCTCCTGATCGCCAATCTAATGCTTTGCCTGGCAAATGGAGTGCGATTCGTAACATGATCGATGTCGTCGCTCATGGTGCTTGCTCCTATCGCAATATGCGTTTCGGACAGCATCTGCAGATGCGAATTCGTTATCTCAACGGGGTATTAACTGAGACTTGACCGTAACGGTTCCCTCCAAATACCCGGAGGGGCACGGCTGTACCTCGCGGCCGTCACCCCGCCGCCTCCCCGGCGGCCTGCCGGACGGGGCCGGTTGCGGCGATGCCGATCGGCGTCGAGGCGAGCCGGCCGGCCGGCCGCCGGGGAGGCGCGCGGCGGCTCGACGGACCGCCCGGGACGGTATTTCCCGCCGCTTCGTGACAAATCGCCGCAAGCCGTGGCGGTCCGGCCGGAGGAAATCGTGCCTATTCGGGGCAAATATAAGGAATATCAACGGGTTATGACGGTTTGGCGAAATGCCTGAAGGCCGGCGCTCGCTTCCTCTCGAGCCCGCCGAGCCCCGTGCCTCCTCGTTCTGAAAGCAATGAATGGAGGGCGATACTGGACGATCGGCGATCGAACCCGGTATTTCCTGTCTAAACTTGAATAAAGGCATGTTTCCAGACGTCACATTGTGTCTGAAAAGGTATAGCGACAGACATGAAACGGCGCGCAATCTTGCCGCGCGGCCCGGAAACGCCGGAGCGGGGCGAGCCTCTTCATGTCGGACCGGCGAGGCGGCGAGGAGCGTGATAATCTTTACGGGGAGACGAAAGCGCTCCTCTTAGTCTCGAATTTTATTGCTTGAAAGGTGTAACTCCACCGCAATGTGCTTGTTTAAACTTGGCAAAATGATCTATGCAGCCGTGGGGACTAGTTCATGACATTCGAACGGAGATATCAAGATGGATGACGACAGTGTCAGCATTACAGCGGATATCGTATCCGCTTACGTATCCAACAACAGCGTCGCGCATATCGATCTTCCGAAATTGATTGCGGACGTCCATTCAGCATTGATGCGGCTCGCGCAAGGCCGAGGCGAGGAAGCCCCCGCCGAGGTGCAGCAGATTCCCGCGGTTGCGATCAAGAAATCAGTAACGCCGGACTACATCATCAGTCTTGAGGACGGTAAGAAATTTAAGTCGCTGAAGCGCCATCTGAGCTCGCACTACAACATGACGCCGGATGAATATCGCGCGAAATGGGGCCTGCCGGCCGATTATCCGATGGTTGCCCCGAATTATGCCAAATCCCGCTCGGATCTCGCCAAGCAGATGGGGCTCGGGCAGGCCCGCAGGAAGGCTCCGCCGAAAAAGACGGCCGCAGCGCGCTGAAGGGTGCCGCACGGCAGGGTTGCGAAGGCGGACGGGCGTGCGTCCCGGCGGGACATGCCCGTTCCATCGGCCGAACGCCGTCAGCCTGCAGCCTTGACGCAAGCCGATCCGTACGGGCGACGGCAGGATTTTGGCGTCGCAGGGGATGGGGTGTTGTCCGTGCCGGGGAGGCCGATCCTCGGCGGGGCGGGGGCGGCCCCACCGCGTCCGCGGCGCCAGGCAGGAGGCGGCTGAAGCCGTTTCCGGCAAGGCCGATCGACTTTTCGATCAGGCAGACGACGTCGAAACAGGAAGGCAGGGAACATTGCGCTTCGATCGAAGCGCAGCCTACCGCGGCCGCGGGGCTCGATTTTTCGCCCCGCCTGCGGTTCCGCGCCTTTTCGGCGGACAAGGGCGCCCGCATTCTCTGGAAAATGCCCGGGCGCCGATTCCCCCCTCAGGGTGTTCCACCTTCAGATCGAATCACCAAGAAGCGCAAAGTTCTTTTGGTACCACTGCGTCAAATTGACGAGCCGTTTCGCTCGAACGCATTTTGCTCTAGCGCATGCCGACCAGGCGCTTGGCGGCCCGGTATTCGACCAGCACGGGGCGGGGAGGCATCCTGCGCTCGGACGACGCCGACGGCGAGATCGACAGCGTGAGCCGGCGCTCGTTCTGCTTCTTCATCTTGCGGGCGACTTCGCGAACCTCGTCGGCCTCGACGCCCAGGAGCGAAGCGGCGATCTCGACCTGCTGCTCTGCGTCGCTGCTCATGCATTCGGCCGCGGTCAGCGCCTCCTCGATGGTCGGCGGGGCCTGCTTGACGCGGCGGCTGCCATATTTGGTTTTCCAGGAAGCGAGCATGATGTTGATGACCCCGTCGGATATTCGCCGTTACCATATCAGCAAATGCGCGATGTTGCAGTGCAACAAAAGCTGGGCTGCTATGCATCAAGGCGGGTGGCGCGGCGCGGCGTGCCGGGACCCGTCGCGCACCATGCCGGTCAGGGGAGCGGCACACCATGCCTCCGGTGGGCGGGTCACCCGACCCGCCCCTCCCGGGACCCGTCGCGCCGGCGATCAGTAGCCCCAATGGCGGTAGGGGTGATGCCAGCCATAGGCGCGATGGTAATAGCGGGGCCCGCCGTAATAATGCACCCGCGGGCCGCCATAATAGATCACGCGCCGGTTGGGAACGCAGCGCCCCCACGGATTGGGATGCCAGCCCGGGCCGCATCCCCAGCGCACGTCCTGCACGAGGCTGGAGGCGCCCGGCGCCGCCGGCGCCAGAGTCATGGCCGAGGACGCCTCGGCGGTGGCGACGAGACCTCCCAGACCGATCAGGGAGGCGGCGACAAACTTCATGCAGGTTCTCATGGCATATCTCCGTGCTGCCGGTTGCAGTAACGCAAGGTAACGCCGCAGATCTGAACGGCTGCTGAATTTCGCCGTCATCTTCAGTTCTGTCCGGTTACCTACGGGAAGGAGTATCGGGCCGAACGCCGGCCGGTGATGTGACGTCCGGCACAGCGAATGCCCGGCCAAGCCGTGCGCGGCGACATCGCCTCCTTCCGCCGGGGGCGCCTGCGGACCCGCCGGCCCCTCAGCCCGGGCGATGGAGCAGGGGGCGAGGACGGGTGACGGTCCGCCGGCCCGCCTTGACCACCGTCAGGGGCGGCGCGATCTCGGCGACCGCCGCCGCGCGCGAAGCGGCGTCGAGCACGACCAGGTCGGCGGGCCGGCCGGGCGCGATGCCGTAATCGGCGAGGTTGAGCAGGGCCGCCGGCTGCGTCGTCACCATGTCGAGGCAGCCGGCGATGTCGGCGGGCGTGCCGATCTGGGCGATATTGGCGTAGAGATTGGCGATCCGCACCAGCGAGCAATCGCCGAAGGGCGTGAAGGGATTGAGCACGTTGTTGGTGGCGAGCGAGCAGGTGACGCCGGCGGCCAGCAGGCGGTGCGCCGGGGCGACGCCGCGCGGCACGCTGTGCTCATGGCCCTGGCCGTTGAGGAAAAGGTCGGTCGAGGGCAGCACGGTGAGGGCGATGCCGGCGTCCGCCAGGCGCCGCCCCAGCGCCTCGAAGCGCTCCCTCGGCACGGCCGAAAGCTTGGTCACGTGGCCGATCGCCACCCGGCCCCCCCACCGGCAGGCATCCGCGAGGCGGCAGACCTCCTCGAGGTCGAAATGCGAGGGATCGAGGCTGAAATCGAGGTGCAGGTCGATATCGAGGTCGTAGCGGCGTGCGAGCGCGAAGATCCGTGCGATCTGGCCATGCGAGTCCCGGTCCATGTAGGGCGCCCCGCCGACGGCGTCGGCGCCTGCTTCCAGGGCCTGCACCAGCACGTCCTCGCAGCCGGGATCGTCGAGGAGCCCCTCCTGCGGGAAGGCGCAGAGCCGCAGGTCGATCGCCCAGGCGTAATCGCGCTTCAGCCGGAGCAGCGCGCGCAGGCTGGTGAGGCCGATGCGGGGATCGACCTCGACATGGCTGCGCATCCGCGTCGTGCCCTGCAGGATCGCCCGCTCCAGCGTCCGCCTGGCGCGCTCATAGACGTCCTCCTCGGTGAAGTCGCGCTTGGCCCGCGCGACCTCGGCGATCGCCTCCTGCACCGTGCCGGTATGGCAGTTGCAACGGGCGGTCAGGCGCGACTTGTCGAGATGGATATGGGTCTCGACCAGGCCCGGCAGGACGAGCCGCCCGTCCAGCCGCTCCTCGGGACCGCCGCCCGGGAGGCCGGCTTCGACCGCCGCGAAACGTCCGTCGCGGATGCCGATGTCGACGCAGCGCTCCTCCCGGCCGGCGATGCGCGCATCCCTGAAGATCAGATCGAAATCCATGTCGCCTTTTCGGTGAAGCGTGCCGCGAGCTGGCGCGACGGTTCCGGACGTTTATCCCGAGGTCCGACTCGCCCGCCGCAAACAAGTCTTTGCCTCAGCGCGTGGTGCTCCGCAATCTCTCCGCCTGGGCGAGGCGTTGGAGAGCAATGTTCGGCGATGGGCCGGCGCCGAGGGCAATCTGGACATCGAGGCCCGAGAACCAAAGCCGATAGACGAAATGAATGATCGCGCCCTGCGCGGCGGCCATCTGCCCCGTCACCATCATCGTGATCGTGCCGTTCACCTTGTGCACGTCGACATATTTCGCCTGATAGCGTGCCAGCGCCTCCGGCATGTATTGGATAGCCGCCGTCTTGATCCATTCGGCGGAATATCTTGGGTCGGCTTCGACCTTCAGGAGAGTCGTCTCGAAGGTCCGGGAGCCGCTGGCGCTGCCGTGCCCCCAGCTGATGCCGCCCAATCCGCCGCAACGCGGCTGGCGGCATATCAAAACCTTGTCCGCCTTCAGCCGGCCGGTCGGCAGGACGGCGGGGTCGGCGGCTTCGAGCCACCCCTCTGCCGCCAGGCGTTCGTTCGTCGATGCGGTCAATCTCGGTGCAAACGCACCCTGGCCGCAAGCGGCGAGACCAAGAGTATCGAAACAGCACGGAGCATGGTGATAGCCCGCCGGTGACAGAATAGCGAAAGGCCGGGCGGCCCGCCCGGAATGAAATCAATGCGCGAGTGGCTGAAGCGCGAGTAGTTGCCCCGCCGTTTGCCGGTCCGCGGCGAACGAGACTCGCCAGGACGGCGAAGACGGAGCAGTTCATCATGGGATTCCGACGTGGCACAGCGACGAGGTTGCCATGTCGAGTTGTGGCAAAAGCCTGGAACAAATCAAAGTTTTATTTGAGCAGAAACTCAATATTTCGCGAATGAAAGAATAAACCCGCGGATCATGCATCCGCAGGTTGTATTCCATGTATCGATCATTCGGCCGGGATAGGGAATCTGCGGGCCCTTATTGACCCGGAGACCCCTTGATCAGCTTGGGCAGCAGGCCCTTGCGCTTGGCCTCGTAGTAATAGCCGCTGGCATAGAGCCGCATCGCGCGGTCCTGGTTGCCGCCGGCGACCTTGTAGGCATTGGCCAGATAGGCCGCGCCATAGGTCAGATTGACGTCGGGATCGAGCAGGCCTTCGGGATTGCCGCGATAGCCCATGCCCCGCGCCGTATCGAGGCGCATCTGCATCAGGCCGACGAAGGGGCCGTGGCGCAGATGCGGGTTGAAGCCGCTTTCCCGGGCGACGATGCGGCGCAGCAACGTCTCGGGCACGTGATAGCGCGTCGCGTGCTTGCTGATGAGGGCGTCCACCTGCGGCCGGCCGGCCGGACCGGCAGCCTGCTTATGCGGTCCGTCGCCATCCTTGGACGGGGTCGACGGCAGCGGCATCATCGGGATGCTGCCCGTTTCGAGGACGTCGTTCTGCGGGGCCGCCACGCTTCCGGTCAGCGAGGCGAAAACCGCCGGCGTGGGGGTCTTGAGGGTCGGCACCACCGCGGCAGCGGCGAGTTCCTTCGGCCGGGCGGGCGGCAGCGGCGGGGCGTGCGGCGCCGCCGCGGCGCTCTTCTCGCCGGCCACGGCCTGCTT encodes the following:
- a CDS encoding GntR family transcriptional regulator — protein: MAEADPKDDAGLLSDRIRNALIDAISSGELAPGATLDEQQVAAQHGVSRTPVREALRQLAASGMVEVRPRRGVIVRRVTADEIMGLFETMAEMEAVCVRLATYRITPAERSRLLRIHEASEAVVAKGDVDAYDALNRAFHEAIYRAAHNDFLAEQMAAVRTRLNAFRRMQLRLERRLARSREEHDAVMRAIAEGDGDKAGRRMRAHMLNAASALDSYIAQQNASPAAPEA
- a CDS encoding porin translates to MTTKSLLLAAAAGLAVIGGAQAADLPMTKAEPVEYVKVCSEFGPGFFYIPGTDTCLKISGNIRADYTFNSLSSRTTTGSKRSLGQSSFQGRAQIGFDVRTDTDYGLLRTYLLIDAATGNSNGQSWQAGNVSGSSVYVDKAYIQFGGLTAGYAESFYAFYDNYYGDTFFAPYFGSGGTGTKELLAYTAQFGGGFSATLSIEDPAAYRNGVESSSSTLTNAGTKMPNIIGNVLYDGAWGKAQIMGALHQTDVLGVSDSSGTSSKWGFAVGAGVSVNIPALTGGYIAVEGDYADGANAFTGVSDNQYSPAGAPNAYDAYVVDGSLKTAKSWAVTGEAGFNITPQLKAMIFGSYGHYDAPATYNDFTVYQVGAQLSYQIVKNLTIGAEVYYANTKSDQGSENIVAGESDAVLTKATTDAIVGGVRIIRSF
- a CDS encoding alpha/beta fold hydrolase — protein: MPGRFDKLHGRLTGRGSFTVVLGHGFGTDQTAWSGVRDWLDDHCRVVSFDFAGAGPDGEANYDPRRHTSIFGHADDLLDILGELKLGTCIYIGHSVGCMIGAAAAAGRAALFERLLFVGGSPRYLNDGDYHGGFEQPDLDGLYDGMAANFQAWAAGFVPLVVGVPDRAAISEFSRTLFLMRPDIALATARMIFQSDMRSVVRGLRNRAHIIQARRDIAVPPAVAGWLHAHIDGSTLDIVDAEGHLPHMTAPDRLIPLFERYLMPVGVG
- a CDS encoding GGDEF domain-containing protein, which produces MKPFSLAATGLEAANWTRGPAAAAPFHIPAELAASLVRPAGKLRLVPVPALGAPRSGILLLWCEGGVPPAPAGRRPDDVASLAALFGQILYDRDVIRRQRVAGERFHDLFESVATGIIVLEGVRQIGLVNKPAADLLGIAEGEVSAAEIAVPMRNLRQRCLNAASLLEIYSPLQQDPNYAVRATWDLGGQQYDVDTHPILGSGRNGRIWLLHDVTAQHLVEQELRRLAVTDPLTGLNNRRHFFTAGRAVLEDAAAASRPAHVLMLDIDHFKSINDSYGHQVGDEVIRRVALAIRKAVGNRDLSARLGGEEFAILFRDLGFEAALEAAERLRAEVAASPVRSGVGEVGVRISIGLAEQAPGETSLDQLLARADKALYAAKGAGRDQVVSHRST
- a CDS encoding GPW/gp25 family protein codes for the protein MLSETHIAIGASTMSDDIDHVTNRTPFARQSIRLAIRSILRTMRGSGPELTYFASRVLDGDGRPFTGLDRTDIARAAEEAILTYEPLIDIEAVDVEMTPAGAVAGLTIRYRTSDSGAADAVRVDFPPAHASEAR
- a CDS encoding MucR family transcriptional regulator, with the translated sequence MDDDSVSITADIVSAYVSNNSVAHIDLPKLIADVHSALMRLAQGRGEEAPAEVQQIPAVAIKKSVTPDYIISLEDGKKFKSLKRHLSSHYNMTPDEYRAKWGLPADYPMVAPNYAKSRSDLAKQMGLGQARRKAPPKKTAAAR
- a CDS encoding GCG_CRPN prefix-to-repeats domain-containing protein produces the protein MKFVAASLIGLGGLVATAEASSAMTLAPAAPGASSLVQDVRWGCGPGWHPNPWGRCVPNRRVIYYGGPRVHYYGGPRYYHRAYGWHHPYRHWGY
- a CDS encoding amidohydrolase family protein, with the translated sequence MDFDLIFRDARIAGREERCVDIGIRDGRFAAVEAGLPGGGPEERLDGRLVLPGLVETHIHLDKSRLTARCNCHTGTVQEAIAEVARAKRDFTEEDVYERARRTLERAILQGTTRMRSHVEVDPRIGLTSLRALLRLKRDYAWAIDLRLCAFPQEGLLDDPGCEDVLVQALEAGADAVGGAPYMDRDSHGQIARIFALARRYDLDIDLHLDFSLDPSHFDLEEVCRLADACRWGGRVAIGHVTKLSAVPRERFEALGRRLADAGIALTVLPSTDLFLNGQGHEHSVPRGVAPAHRLLAAGVTCSLATNNVLNPFTPFGDCSLVRIANLYANIAQIGTPADIAGCLDMVTTQPAALLNLADYGIAPGRPADLVVLDAASRAAAVAEIAPPLTVVKAGRRTVTRPRPLLHRPG
- a CDS encoding transglycosylase SLT domain-containing protein → MRSLTAGCLALGLSAACTIGMARDARADDAVPATAQPEAPKGGAKGPVRPKQAVAGEKSAAAAPHAPPLPPARPKELAAAAVVPTLKTPTPAVFASLTGSVAAPQNDVLETGSIPMMPLPSTPSKDGDGPHKQAAGPAGRPQVDALISKHATRYHVPETLLRRIVARESGFNPHLRHGPFVGLMQMRLDTARGMGYRGNPEGLLDPDVNLTYGAAYLANAYKVAGGNQDRAMRLYASGYYYEAKRKGLLPKLIKGSPGQ